The DNA window CATGGAACACTTGGTTTTTGAACAACTACgacaaattgaaaatgattgATGGTGTACTCTACCGTATCATCCATGACAATGGGGAACAACTTAAACAACTTGTACTACCTGAAGTCTGCATTTCTAAAGTACTTACAGCATTACATGATGAGATGGGACATCAAGGCAGAGACAAAACAGTATCATTGGTTAGAGATCGTTTTGTTTGTTGTGGAATGAATCGAGATATTGACAACTGGATATCAAACTGCGACAGATGTATTAGACGAAAGCAACCTGCAAGTCATAGAGCACCACTCATTAGTATCGAGACAACACAACCTCTTGAGTTAGTATGTATGGACTATCTCTCACTAGAAAGATCTACAGGTGGATTTGAGAACATACTAGTAATAACCGACCACTTCACTCGATATGCATTGGCAATACCAACAAGAAACCAGACAGCGAAAACAATTGCAGACGCATTATTCAACAACTTTGTCGTCCACTATGGTTTACCAGAAAGAATACATTCCGATCAAGGTGCCAACTTCGGATCCAAAATCATCAAGGAATTATGCAACATCACTGGTATGACGAAGTCACGAACAACACCATATCATCCAATGGGCAATGGCATCACTGAACGATTCAACAGGACATTACTTGGTATGCTTGGAACATTAGAGAATGTCCAGAAGAAAGATTGGAAGTCGCATGTTGATGGTCTTGTCCATGCTTACAATTGCACTCGTCAAACATCAACTGGATTCTCTCCATACTTCCTGATGTTCGGAGGACAACCAAAGCTACCTATCGACATCGCCTTTGGAATTGGAGATGAAGCTGAACCTATTACTACAACTAAGTATGCAGAGAAAATGCAAGAAAGACTACGCAAAGGATATGATACAGCAACAAGAAACATCTTTGCTGTCCAGAAACGACACACTACGACCAGAAAGTAAAAGGAGCTGTACTGAAACCGGCCGGAGATAGAGTTTTAGTCAAGACTCTAGCTTTTGATGGAAAGCACAAGTTAGCAGATAGGTGGGAAGATAACCCGCACCGTATAATTAGTCAGCCTAATTATGGAATCCCAGTGTACGTGGTGCAGAAAGAAAACAAGGAAGGAAGAAAGAGGACTCTACATAGGAATCTGTTCTTGCCTATTGAAGATCTGCCCAaagatattattgataaagaaaagaAACGTCCTGCGCCCAGGCAAAGAAGAAAGAAGCATCCCGATGAACCGACGAAATCTGAAGGGAACAGTGAGAACAGGACCACATATGAAGTATCAGATGAGGagatgaaacaaagaaaacacttctgaaacacgcaaatatagcccgataaatcaATTATCAGATTacctgcatattgatattgtaaaatttcagctgcttgacattatatgaaggctcactcgacaaaaagcttcatattatgtctcacagctgatattttacgatatcaacatgcagataaccgGATAATCGGTACTTATAAACATGTGGTCAACGTCATATAAACCCTGTCTGGTATATTCTTACTCTAAAAACATTCACATTACTTTATGGTTAAGGCTTCATACATTATCGTGTACAGATTGTGCATGAATGTAAATTCTAAAgatattttggaattttcttTGGTgatattatatcttttataattgaCCAAAAGAATAACGCATCTTTCATAAGCAATGATTATACGATCCAATAGAGAAGCAGGACATAGTCATGACAACTCGGTTGTTCATCTTCTTCTTTgacattgtgttattgtgctatggttatatatatttgtttaggggccagctgaaggacgcctccggatgcgggaatttcgcgctacattgaaaacctgttggtgaccttctgctgttgttttttctatggtcgggttgttgtctctttgacacattccacatttccattctcaattgtatttgtctttatacctttttagtttttctttattgacatatttgtttgttttaatagtgaCTAAGAtcaaaacacaatgttgactgatgtacccctattttttacatttttacctgtCTCTGTTTGtcttgttcacacatcgttgtcaatataatcaaagtttatacgactgtcatacaagtgagagtttTAGCTAGCttaaaaaacaggtttaatcagcaatttttttccttctgtatcaagtcaggaatatggcagtttttatttattaatttatgactggtgtacccctattttgacaattttatatatGATGTATGTGTTGTTGTCAATATTACGAAATTGATGCGACTATCAAGTGAAAAATCGGCGCTATAAAACTAGTTTCAattcactattttctacatacgaaaatgcctgtaccaagtcaggactatgacatttgttgtccattggtttttatcttttgatttcgtcatttgattagggactttcaattttgaaattttcctcaaatttcagtttttttgtgattttactttagaTGTgtgtgagcttttgattttgccatttgataagggatttTCCAGATTGTtcagagttcggtatttttgttattttacttaacATTATCTAGACTTTTACAACgaacatgaattatcattagAATGACCTTGatatgaatttatattaaaatattgaaggATAAAATGAATATGAGAATAACATTCGCGAATCGAAATAGGGaaagtgtcaatgagacaacaaaccgaccaaagagcaaacaACAACAGATGggcaccaatgggtctttaacaTAGCCAAATAATACATTAATAATCCCACTGACGGGAGTTTGTAATTTTGAATGTCAgctttgcatattttttatttctttacaattgaAATGTTCTTTGTTTTTGGTTAGACCATAGTAATTAGATCTGTACACACATTTGGTATACACATATTTATTGTGCACTTtattacatgtaaaacattGCCAAGTCTTAATAAATGTTAGTATgcttttctataaatttttatGGGAAGATACTTAATaacagagggacgaaagataccagagggacttTCTATTTAACTTAGTGACGTTGTGTTAGTTTCTGAAATGGATgattaaaaattctaaatttaccgaaagaaataaatatgttgaacaaaatagtaaaacaaaacaattcagTGCGTATTAAATGTTTCCTTAgttaatattgttaaatttaaaaaaattcgcTTGAATAATTAAACATTTAGACCTATTTCAAACTTGTCAATTGTGGCCATGGTACTTATATTGCAtgctttttatcatttatctacATTAAACTAATTAGTATATCTTACATAGAAAAGAAATTCTTTTGAATTTCCAAGCTAAGTAAAGCTATGTTATAAACTAGCTTGACCCGCATACCCATTATCTattagtttttataaatttcctgtcgACAAACGTTTGAATTGTTCGAAATACGAAGAGTTTTCTATTCCCAGGCATATATCACCTAAGCCGGATtaggcacaacattttggaaattcgggtcctcaatgctcttcaattttgtacttgtttggcttcataactattttgatctgagcgtcactgatgtgtcttatGAAGACAAAACGCGCATCTGACGTATTGAACCATAAGCCAGGTAACTTTGATTACTAAAATTGTTCTTAACATCTTAACCCATAGTTGAATGCAGTTAAGGGGAACGGCAACTAACCTTATACATGTTTCGCTATTCTGTCTTGTTGATTTCCTCTAttgccaatatttttttattttcttaaatgataatgttatttgataaattttgtgttCTATTCCCGAAACGCTCTTCTAGATTTAGATTTAAATTTGATCAGAAACGCTATAGCCTAAAATTCAGAAAAGCAGGAATTTATAAATACGTAAACACATTAGTTATTTCAGAATagaagaattcattttttgtcaacgTTGAGCATTATTTACCTgcaatatctttatttatcaatgaataaacaattctgattttaaatttaCTCTTTAAACAAAAGTGAATCAAAATTACCAAAGGgacatatatttctttaaactaaaataagTATCAAGCCTTCATAAGGGACTTGTATCGAATAATGTCACTGtcaaaaatctataaaatctGTTTTGCATGGCAAACAATATTATCTGTTGTATGTAACCAAAGATACTCAATTGTAAAGAGTTCAtcccaaatattttttatgacaatgttaGGAAGATCTGAATGATGTCCCGTAGTTGCAGTAGCTTCCGAAACATTTGGATGGTTCAATAGATCTTTCATTAATATGCCCTTTGATGGTTCAATTGATGTGTCGTGTGTAACTGGTTTCCAGCAATCAAGAGTTACTACATGTGTATAGGAATCATCCCTTGCACCAACTAATAACGTTCCAAATGATCCAGCAAATAGTGCTGCTGAAATAAGATAGCATTTCTATCATTGATTATAAATGTAAGATATATTATGACAAAATGTATTATTCAATCACATTATGATAATGTAACGTTTTAGGATTGAATGAATAATTGTGCATTCGTGTTTTTGATTAACATTAGACATATTAGATAGAACCAATAATCAAATGAAGAACCATAATTTGTTGTGacttatatttatgtaattAAGTCCCTACACGAGCAAAATACAAATCATATACAGAAAATGCCGAAATATTTATGAACGCTGCTCAAATCAAGAATGAACAAACTTAAATAATGAGATATACACATAATATATTAATACAGACCCATGTTAGCACTGTTTTTACCTTATTTGGATTGATATACCATAAACGATATGATGAACGACACGAATAGCTAGATATCTTTAGTTTATTctagcttgaatattgtgtttcTATTTGAAAAGCTTAATTGCAGCGCTTGACGAGAAGCGCGCCtgtgtaaaaattttaaatgatgatTTCTACGTTGGGTTTATGTATTATATCTTCAGAAGTATTATACAGTTCCAGTGTTGTCTCGGTTGTATTCATAAGACATCTTTCTTTTTGCAAAGCTCTATAGTCATTtggaaaaataatatataaattcaatgtCTTCTACATTTctaatatgttataaaaacacATAATATTATGTATAGGATGTTAATTAAAATAGTTAGGTATTTCCACCTTTCTGTTGAAAgaccttttgattttgttctgattattattattaaggtctttcattttacaaaatggaaagaccttactgtttTCCTTCTGATTATCATTATTCTTGTTCCGCCAATCTTTGAAGAAGTTAGTAGTCTTTCCCGTAAGAAGTGTCGCTTTCAGGTTCATACGTTGTATTGGTGTCATAAAAACCTCACCTTGTGAGTCAAAAAATGTTGCCGGTTCGGGTTTTTCAAAACCTTGTTATCATTCAAACACAGCAACCGTTATAGGTAGAAAAAAgtgaagggtgaaatttgttcaggaccagaccacGGTGCTTCGTTACCTCGGTATATCGATAGGTTGATGCCCCAATGAAAAGTAACCGCAGTCGATTGGCCAACAAACCTCAGAAACCGTAGGTCGCAGCAGCTAGGATCTTTACTAATGAACCTCAGTTCATGTAACTTTGAAAATGCCTCAAGGTAAAATGTAtatgatgaccttgacctttgatctaacaccttgttatgggataatcgTATCCGGTGGAAAGGCCTTCAATTGATCTCTACacatttggtttttaattaatagAATATTTGGATTTTACTTGAGGAAAgcaattataacaaaatttttaatagaTAAGTTTTGCGCTAAAAGGTCAATGCTTGAATCCTATGAATTGGAATGAAAAGAAATACCTAATCCAAGTCCACTGCCTGAAACTGCGCCTCCAGTAACACCACCAGCAACAGCACCAATACCTGCTCCGGTGGCTGTAGCTGCTGCTGTACCACCAGTCGTGGCGGCAGCACCAGCTATTGCCCCTGCAGACAAACCAGAACCTACTGCAGTAGTAATGGCGGCAACTTCAGTTCCAGCAGTAGCAACCCCAACCGCTCCACATCCTATCCCAGCATAACTCCCTGCTATAAGAGCTGCACCGCCACCTGTCGCTGCTATTGCACCTACGGCGACAACTGTAATTCCTACCATTTTGACAACCAAATcactaaaaatataatgtttatcaTTACTTGAAATTTTATCATTACA is part of the Mytilus trossulus isolate FHL-02 chromosome 13, PNRI_Mtr1.1.1.hap1, whole genome shotgun sequence genome and encodes:
- the LOC134693933 gene encoding protein lozenge-like; translated protein: MVGITVVAVGAIAATGGGAALIAGSYAGIGCGAVGVATAGTEVAAITTAVGSGLSAGAIAGAAATTGGTAAATATGAGIGAVAGGVTGGAVSGSGLGLAALFAGSFGTLLVGARDDSYTHVVTLDCWKPVTHDTSIEPSKGILMKDLLNHPNVSEATATTGHHSDLPNIVIKNIWDELFTIEYLWLHTTDNIVCHAKQIL